The following proteins are co-located in the Gossypium hirsutum isolate 1008001.06 chromosome A02, Gossypium_hirsutum_v2.1, whole genome shotgun sequence genome:
- the LOC107951542 gene encoding rRNA-processing protein fcf2 gives MPESKAVIGLRWEPKLPALPFQSKTASMSGSGSVSKSGNEPQSTSLWKPNPQLIDGLFLPPNDPSKVNKLLRKQVKDTAGTAWFDMPAPTLTPELKKDLQLLKLRGAIDPKRHYKKESKSKALPKYFQVGTVVESVTDYYSGRMTKKEKKPTLADELLSDPAVRQYRKRKVREIEERNRPAGNEKWKIKGRQTFKRAKQRRH, from the exons ATGCCAGAAAGCAAGGCGGTGATTGGTCTGAGATGGGAGCCCAAGCTCCCTGCATTGCCTTTCCAATCTAAAACCGCCTCTATGTCTGGTTCTGGGTCTGTTTCTAAATCCGGGAATGAGCCGCAAAGCACTTCCCTCTGGAAACCCAACCCACAACTCATCGATGGCCTTTTTCTACCGCCTAATGATCCTTCTAAGGTTAACAAGTTGCTCAGAAAGCAAGTCAAAGACACTGCTGGCACCGCCTG GTTTGATATGCCTGCCCCAACTCTCACCCCAGAGTTGAAGAAAGATCTTCAATTACTCAAG TTGAGGGGAGCCATTGATCCCAAGAGACActataaaaaggaatcaaaatCCAAAGCACTGCCGAAGTATTTCCAG GTGGGAACTGTGGTAGAATCTGTGACAGACTACTACTCAGGTAGAATGACAAAGAAGGAGAAGAAGCCAACCCTTGCTGATGAGCTGCTTTCTGACCCTGCTGTTAGGCAATACAG GAAGCGCAAGGTTCGGGAGATTGAAGAACGTAATCGACCAGCCGGAAATGAGAAATGGAAGATAAAAGGTCGTCAAACGTTCAAGCGAGCAAAGCAACGAAGGCATTAA